The Pyricularia oryzae 70-15 chromosome 5, whole genome shotgun sequence genome includes a region encoding these proteins:
- a CDS encoding 26S protease regulatory subunit 6B translates to MGDVLVENSSNYTPPHKKAAPSTIPSIENFEGLPTEGGDDYATLKKLQRQLEYIQLQEEYIKDEQRSLKRELVRAQEEIKRIQSVPLVIGQFMEAIDQNTGIVQSSTGSNYVVRILSTLDRELLKPSSSVALHRHSNALVDILPPEADSSIAMLGADEKPDVTYADVGGLDMQKQEIREAVELPLTHFDLYKQIGIDPPRGVLLYGPPGTGKTMLVKAVANSTTANFIRVVGSEFVQKYLGEGPRMVRDVFRMARENAPAIIFIDEIDAIATKRFDAQTGADREVQRILLELLNQMDGFDQTANVKVIMATNRADTLDPALLRPGRLDRKIEFPSLRDRRERRLIFGTIASKMSLAPEVDLDSLIVRNDPLSGAVIAAIMQEAGLRAVRKNRYNIIQSDLEDAYSSQVKGTSEDNKFDFYK, encoded by the exons ATGGGCGACGTTCTCGTGGAAAACTCTTCCAACTACACTCCCCCACACAAAAAAGCGGCCCCGTCCACGATTCCTAGTATCGAGAACTTTGAAGGGTTGCCGACTGAAGGCGGCGATGATTACGCTACTCTGAAGAAGCTCCAGAGGCAGCTTGAATACATCCAGCTTCAGGAGGAATACATCAAGGATGAGCAGAG GAGTTTAAAGCGAGAGCTTGTGCGTGCGCAAGAGGAGATCAAGAGGATTCAGAGCGTTCCACTGGTCATCGGCCAGTTTATGGAGGCGATTGATCAAAA CACCGGCATTGTGCAGTCAAGCACAGGCTCCAACTATGTCGTCCGGATTCTCTCCACCCTCGACCGTGAGCTGCTCAAGCCATCGTCATCAGTAGCACTCCACCGCCACTCGAATGCCCTCGTCGACATCTTGCCTCCAGAGGCCGACTCTTCGATTGCCATGCTTGGCGCCGACGAAAAGCCCGATGTGACGTATGCCGACGTGGGAGGCCTCGACATGCAGAAGCAGGAGATTCGCGAGGCTGTCGAGCTCCCCCTCACACACTTTGATCTGTACAAGCAGATCGGTATCGACCCGCCGCGCGGTGTGCTGCTGTACGGACCCCCCGGTACCGGAAAGACGATGCTGGTCAAGGCGGTTGCCAATAGCACCACGGCCAACTTCATCCGCGTCGTCGGTTCTGAGTTTGTCCAAAAGTACTTGGGAGAGGGTCCCCGCATGGTTCGTGACGTTTTCCGTATGGCTCGTGAAAACGCCCCCGCCATTATCTTCATCGACGAAATCGACGCCATCGCAACCAAGCGTTTCGACGCCCAAACAGGTGCCGATCGTGAGGTTCAGCGTATTCTGCTCGAGCTTCTGAACCAGATGGACGGTTTCGACCAGACTGCCAACGTCAAGGTCATTATGGCAACCAACAGGGCCGACACTCTCGATCCTGCCCTTCTCCGTCCCGGTCGATTGGACCGTAAGATTGAGTTCCCCTCTCTCCGCGACCGCCGTGAGAGACGTCTCATCTTCGGCACTATCGCCAGCAAGATGAGCCTCGCGCCCGAGGTTGACCTTGACAGTCTCATTGTTCGCAACGACCCGCTGTCCGGTGCCGTCATCGCCGCCATCATGCAAGAAGCTGGTCTGCGCGCCGTGCGGAAGAACCGCTACAACATCATTCAGAGTGATCTTGAGGATGCCTATTCCAGCCAGGTCAAGGGTACCAGTGAGGACAACAAGTTTGATTTCTACAAATAA